The Bubalus bubalis isolate 160015118507 breed Murrah chromosome 16, NDDB_SH_1, whole genome shotgun sequence genome window below encodes:
- the LRRC32 gene encoding transforming growth factor beta activator LRRC32 isoform X1: MEPSGEAMSHQILLLLAVLTLGLATSQHRDKVPCRKVDKEVWCQGRSLLQVPSVLSRDIEVLNLSGNQLRSILALPLGFYTALRHLDLSANEISFLQPGVFQALPHLEHLNLAHNHLAVGTALNTGGLGPLLHLTSLDLSGNSLYSGLVEQLLGEAPALRTLSLAENSLTRLGRSTFSSTPALERLDLHSNVLMDIEDGAFEALPRLVHLNLSRNSLTCISDFSLQQLRVLDLSCNSIEAFQTAPEPRAEYQLAWLDLRENKLLHFPDLSALPRLIYLNASNNLIRLPAEPPRGGGEGLHAPSEGWSSLPLSNPSRNASTQPLSQLLNLDLSYNEIELVPEGFLEPLTSLRSLNLSRNCLRAFEAQPGSLPCLMLLDISHNALETLELGARALGSLWTLLLQDNALRDLPPYTFTSLASLQRLNLQGNRLSPCGGPAEPGPLGCVAFSGISSLRVLNLADNEMEILRAGAFLHTPLAELDLSSNPGLEVAPGALAGLEGSLEVLALQGNGLAILQVDLPCFSCLKQLNLAENRLSRLPAWTQAVSLEVLDLRNNSFSLLPGSAMGGLENSLRRLYLQGNPLSCCGNGWLAAQLHQGRVDVDATQDLICRFGSQEEVSLTHVRPEDCEKGGLKNVNLIIILTFAVVSAILLTTLATCCCVRRQKFSQQYKA; encoded by the exons ATGGAGCCCAGTGGAGA AGCCATGAGCCACCAGATTCTGCTGCTTCTGGCCGTGCTGACCCTGGGCCTGGCTACCTCCCAACACCGAGACAAGGTGCCCTGTAGGAAG gtggacaaggaggtctggtgCCAGGGCCGTAGCCTGCTCCAGGTCCCCTCGGTGCTCTCACGGGACATCGAGGTCCTCAACTTATCTGGGAACCAGCTGCGAAGCATCCTGGCCTTGCCCCTGGGCTTCTACACGGCACTTCGTCACCTGGACCTGAGCGCCAACGAGATCAGCTTCCTCCAGCCAGGGGTCTTCCAGGCCCTGCCCCACCTGGAACACCTCAACCTGGCCCACAACCACCTGGCGGTGGGCACAGCGCTGAATACTGGGGGACTGGGCCCCCTGCTGCACCTGACGTCCCTGGACCTGTCGGGGAACAGCCTGTACAGCGGCCTGGTGGAGCAGCTGCTGGGGGAGGCGCCCGCCCTGCGCACACTCTCACTGGCGGAGAACAGCCTGACGCGCCTGGGCCGCAGCACCTTCTCGAGTACACCCGCGCTGGAGCGGCTGGACCTTCACAGCAACGTGCTGATGGACATCGAAGATGGTGCCTTTGAGGCCTTGCCCCGCCTGGTGCACCTCAACCTCTCCAGGAACTCCCTCACCTGCATCTCCGATTTCAGCCTCCAGCAGCTGCGCGTCCTGGATCTGAGCTGCAACAGTATCGAGGCCTTTCAGACGGCCCCGGAGCCGCGGGCCGAGTACCAGCTCGCCTGGCTCGACCTGCGGGAGAACAAACTGCTCCACTTTCCCGACCTAAGCGCACTCCCGAGACTCATTTACCTGAACGCGTCCAACAACCTCATCCGGCTCCCTGCGGAGCCACCCCGGGGTGGAGGCGAGGGCCTCCATGCGCCTTCCGAGGGCTGGTCATCCTTGCCCCTCTCCAACCCCAGCCGCAATGCCAGCACCCAACCCCTCTCCCAGCTCTTGAATCTGGATTTGAGCTACAATGAGATTGAGCTCGTCCCGGAGGGCTTTCTTGAGCCCCTGACCTCCCTGCGCTCCCTGAACCTCAGCCGGAACTGTTTGCGGGCCTTTGAGGCCCAGCCCGGCTCCCTGCCCTGCCTGATGCTTCTGGACATCAGCCACAATGCGCTGGAGACTCTCGAGCTGGGTGCCAGGGCCCTGGGGTCCCTGTGGACGCTGCTTTTACAGGACAATGCCCTGCGGGACCTGCCGCCGTACACCTTCACCAGCCTGGCCAGTCTGCAGAGGCTTAACTTGCAGGGGAACCGGCTCAGCCCCTGTGGGGGCCCAGCTGAGCCTGGACCCTTGGGTTGTGTGGCCTTCTCTGGCATCTCCTCCCTCCGTGTCCTGAACCTGGCGGACAATGAGATGGAGATACTGCGGGCAGGTGCCTTCCTCCACACGCCACTGGCCGAGCTGGACCTCTCCTCTAACCCTGGGCTGGAAGTGGCCCCAGGGGCCTTGGCGGGCCTGGAGGGCTCCTTGGAGGTCCTGGCCCTGCAGGGCAATGGGCTGGCCATCCTGCAGGTGGACCTGCCCTGCTTCAGTTGCCTCAAGCAGCTCAATCTGGCTGAGAACCGCCTGAGCCGCCTGCCTGCCTGGACACAGGCTGTGTCCCTGGAGGTGCTGGATCTGAGGAACAACAGCTTCAGCCTCCTTCCGGGCAGTGCCATGGGCGGCCTGGAAAACAGCCTACGGCGCCTCTACCTGCAGGGGAACCCCCTCAGCTGCTGCGGCAATGGCTGGCTGGCGGCCCAGCTGCACCAGGGCCGTGTGGACGTGGATGCCACCCAGGACCTGATCTGCCGCTTTGGCTCTCAGGAGGAGGTGTCCCTGACTCACGTGCGTCCCGAGGACTGTGAGAAGGGGGGTCTCAAGAATGTCAACCTCATTATCATCCTCACCTTTGCAGTGGTGTCTGCCATCCTGCTCACCACGCTGGCCACCTGCTGCTGTGTGCGCCGGCAGAAGTTCAGCCAACAGTACAAAGCCTAG
- the LRRC32 gene encoding transforming growth factor beta activator LRRC32 isoform X2 produces the protein MSHQILLLLAVLTLGLATSQHRDKVPCRKVDKEVWCQGRSLLQVPSVLSRDIEVLNLSGNQLRSILALPLGFYTALRHLDLSANEISFLQPGVFQALPHLEHLNLAHNHLAVGTALNTGGLGPLLHLTSLDLSGNSLYSGLVEQLLGEAPALRTLSLAENSLTRLGRSTFSSTPALERLDLHSNVLMDIEDGAFEALPRLVHLNLSRNSLTCISDFSLQQLRVLDLSCNSIEAFQTAPEPRAEYQLAWLDLRENKLLHFPDLSALPRLIYLNASNNLIRLPAEPPRGGGEGLHAPSEGWSSLPLSNPSRNASTQPLSQLLNLDLSYNEIELVPEGFLEPLTSLRSLNLSRNCLRAFEAQPGSLPCLMLLDISHNALETLELGARALGSLWTLLLQDNALRDLPPYTFTSLASLQRLNLQGNRLSPCGGPAEPGPLGCVAFSGISSLRVLNLADNEMEILRAGAFLHTPLAELDLSSNPGLEVAPGALAGLEGSLEVLALQGNGLAILQVDLPCFSCLKQLNLAENRLSRLPAWTQAVSLEVLDLRNNSFSLLPGSAMGGLENSLRRLYLQGNPLSCCGNGWLAAQLHQGRVDVDATQDLICRFGSQEEVSLTHVRPEDCEKGGLKNVNLIIILTFAVVSAILLTTLATCCCVRRQKFSQQYKA, from the exons ATGAGCCACCAGATTCTGCTGCTTCTGGCCGTGCTGACCCTGGGCCTGGCTACCTCCCAACACCGAGACAAGGTGCCCTGTAGGAAG gtggacaaggaggtctggtgCCAGGGCCGTAGCCTGCTCCAGGTCCCCTCGGTGCTCTCACGGGACATCGAGGTCCTCAACTTATCTGGGAACCAGCTGCGAAGCATCCTGGCCTTGCCCCTGGGCTTCTACACGGCACTTCGTCACCTGGACCTGAGCGCCAACGAGATCAGCTTCCTCCAGCCAGGGGTCTTCCAGGCCCTGCCCCACCTGGAACACCTCAACCTGGCCCACAACCACCTGGCGGTGGGCACAGCGCTGAATACTGGGGGACTGGGCCCCCTGCTGCACCTGACGTCCCTGGACCTGTCGGGGAACAGCCTGTACAGCGGCCTGGTGGAGCAGCTGCTGGGGGAGGCGCCCGCCCTGCGCACACTCTCACTGGCGGAGAACAGCCTGACGCGCCTGGGCCGCAGCACCTTCTCGAGTACACCCGCGCTGGAGCGGCTGGACCTTCACAGCAACGTGCTGATGGACATCGAAGATGGTGCCTTTGAGGCCTTGCCCCGCCTGGTGCACCTCAACCTCTCCAGGAACTCCCTCACCTGCATCTCCGATTTCAGCCTCCAGCAGCTGCGCGTCCTGGATCTGAGCTGCAACAGTATCGAGGCCTTTCAGACGGCCCCGGAGCCGCGGGCCGAGTACCAGCTCGCCTGGCTCGACCTGCGGGAGAACAAACTGCTCCACTTTCCCGACCTAAGCGCACTCCCGAGACTCATTTACCTGAACGCGTCCAACAACCTCATCCGGCTCCCTGCGGAGCCACCCCGGGGTGGAGGCGAGGGCCTCCATGCGCCTTCCGAGGGCTGGTCATCCTTGCCCCTCTCCAACCCCAGCCGCAATGCCAGCACCCAACCCCTCTCCCAGCTCTTGAATCTGGATTTGAGCTACAATGAGATTGAGCTCGTCCCGGAGGGCTTTCTTGAGCCCCTGACCTCCCTGCGCTCCCTGAACCTCAGCCGGAACTGTTTGCGGGCCTTTGAGGCCCAGCCCGGCTCCCTGCCCTGCCTGATGCTTCTGGACATCAGCCACAATGCGCTGGAGACTCTCGAGCTGGGTGCCAGGGCCCTGGGGTCCCTGTGGACGCTGCTTTTACAGGACAATGCCCTGCGGGACCTGCCGCCGTACACCTTCACCAGCCTGGCCAGTCTGCAGAGGCTTAACTTGCAGGGGAACCGGCTCAGCCCCTGTGGGGGCCCAGCTGAGCCTGGACCCTTGGGTTGTGTGGCCTTCTCTGGCATCTCCTCCCTCCGTGTCCTGAACCTGGCGGACAATGAGATGGAGATACTGCGGGCAGGTGCCTTCCTCCACACGCCACTGGCCGAGCTGGACCTCTCCTCTAACCCTGGGCTGGAAGTGGCCCCAGGGGCCTTGGCGGGCCTGGAGGGCTCCTTGGAGGTCCTGGCCCTGCAGGGCAATGGGCTGGCCATCCTGCAGGTGGACCTGCCCTGCTTCAGTTGCCTCAAGCAGCTCAATCTGGCTGAGAACCGCCTGAGCCGCCTGCCTGCCTGGACACAGGCTGTGTCCCTGGAGGTGCTGGATCTGAGGAACAACAGCTTCAGCCTCCTTCCGGGCAGTGCCATGGGCGGCCTGGAAAACAGCCTACGGCGCCTCTACCTGCAGGGGAACCCCCTCAGCTGCTGCGGCAATGGCTGGCTGGCGGCCCAGCTGCACCAGGGCCGTGTGGACGTGGATGCCACCCAGGACCTGATCTGCCGCTTTGGCTCTCAGGAGGAGGTGTCCCTGACTCACGTGCGTCCCGAGGACTGTGAGAAGGGGGGTCTCAAGAATGTCAACCTCATTATCATCCTCACCTTTGCAGTGGTGTCTGCCATCCTGCTCACCACGCTGGCCACCTGCTGCTGTGTGCGCCGGCAGAAGTTCAGCCAACAGTACAAAGCCTAG